A genomic region of Oncorhynchus mykiss isolate Arlee chromosome 16, USDA_OmykA_1.1, whole genome shotgun sequence contains the following coding sequences:
- the LOC118939457 gene encoding uncharacterized mitochondrial protein AtMg00860-like produces the protein MTLGAMSCCINGFRSRQVIQLLLENQLFQKAKKCEFHRSSITFLGYFIAEGNVQMDPGKLKAVVDWSQPTSRVQLQWFLGFANFYHRLIRDYSTQAAPISALTSPKVPLKWSPAVDKTFVDLKHRFTTAPILIHLDPFTSICGGSGCFRCWRGPSFPSDLPRTRSFIPVPSC, from the coding sequence ACAGGTCATTCAGCTCCTCCTGGAGAACCAATTGTTTCAGAAAGCCAagaagtgtgagttccaccgCTCTTCTATCACCTTTCTGGGATATTTCATTGCTGAGGGCAATGTTCAGATGGATCCTGGAAAGTtgaaagcagtggtggattggtCTCAACCAACGTCCAGGGTGCAGTTGCAATGGTTTCTTGGGTTTGCAAACTTCTACCACCGTTTAATTCGGGATTACAGCACTCAGGCAGCCCCCATCTCGGCACTCACCTCCCCCAAGGTACCGCTCAAATGGTCTCCAGCTGTCGACAAAACCTTTGTGGACCTGAAACATCGGTTCACAACAGCACCCATACTCATCCACCTGGACCCGTTCACGTCAATTTGTGGTGGAAGTGGATGCTTCAGATGTTGGAGGGGGCCATCCTTTCCCAGCGATCTGCCCAGGACTAgaagcttcatccctgtgccaTCCTGCTGA